Proteins encoded by one window of Brienomyrus brachyistius isolate T26 chromosome 1, BBRACH_0.4, whole genome shotgun sequence:
- the sbf1 gene encoding myotubularin-related protein 5 isoform X9, translating into MARLADYFVVIGYDLDKREGSEGQGRILQRFPEKDWEDNPFPQGIELFCQPSGWQLVPKRLPPSFFVAALTDINSERHYCACFTFWEEVDDPQKSLSSEADEDEDPALIQSAQLFAPKSLVLVSRLDHSEAFRNCLGLIYTVHVDGLSVPLETLIGNLLTCIIPVAVGSQRTITLGAGDRQVIQTPINDSLPVSGCSVALLFRQLGIVNVLCLFCATLTEHKILFLSSSYNRLTDACRALLAIMFPLKYSFTYVPILPGKLLEVLSTPTPFIIGVNSTFRSETQELLDVIIADLDGGTVTIPECVHVSLLPEPLLQQTQLALSMVLDPELDVADHAFPPSSLQPSSLKIQDKEIRAVFLWLFAQLLQGYRWCLHIIRINPEPVIRFHKAAFLGQRALTEDDFLMKVLDGMAFAGFVSERGPPYRTTDLFDELVASGVERIHLEEADTHKVMSHVKELGEQLYKNENPYPAVAMQRPPEGSQFRVPQKTFPHLDEVTVQLFIDHAAAKLMDSPPAVKVEVKHMVPSGPPLGDTVDRNGSTLANSARRLEVVRNCITYIFENKMLEAKKLLPAVLRALKGRTARLCLTQELHLHVQQNRAVLDDQQFDYIVRMMNCTLQDCSVMDEHGIAAGLLPLVTAFCRKLGAGVTQFAYSCVQDHMVWANMQFWEAMFYSDVQNHIRALYMDVGDSDPSSVAQDSRSALEIASEQRRLWSMLPKDKQQELVQKEESTVFSQAIHYANRMSYLLLPLDTSKNRLLRSSGLGDVESVSNSYVTNSIAGSMAESYDTESGFEDSENSDVASSVVRFITRFVDKVCNESGVTNDHLKALHTMIPDIVQMHIETLDAVHRESKRLPPIQKPKLLRPSLLPGEELMMEGMRVHLIPDGREEATGLMGGPPLLPAEGAVFLTTYRLIFKGTPNDPLVGEQVVTRSFPIASLTKEKKISVNIPMDQFIQEGLQLRSCTFQLLKIAFDEEVASDLAEVFRKHLHKLRYPQHVNGTFAFTVGQSGKMVVEHKHKDKNQSLKTLSKSLVKTAKKTIGRQYMTRKKYQAPTWETRGSVQPQLDEDEISVSEEVEQTSLTLSSTIKSSDRQTMSGVVERACCRDYQRLGLGTLSNSLTRSKNEPFRISTVNRMYTVCRSYPGLLIVPQSIQDPTLQRISRCYRQCRFPVVCWRSSRTKAVLLRSAGLHAKGVVGFFKSPNTPSAGPSQTDSTSLEQEKYLQAIVSSMPSYSDASGRNTLSGFTSAHMSGSGQHQRHSHPNSSDKVRQPKIGALMKQVMGSREDTPGTFSRGALGQRGRVVSLSHPRASGKTRNLPRGKWGSIRNSNRLSTFNPDVGNRLASKESPQANGGPTDTHFLRQQRAYLYIIGDKSQLKGTKQDSFQQWEVVPIEVFDVRQVKTSFRKLMKACVPSSTSTDPNMTFYRCLEESEWMCLLHKVLQVSVLVVELLDLGSSVMVSLEDGWDITTQVVSLVQLLSDPYYRTFDGFRLLVEKEWLSFGHRFSHRGAQTLASQSSGFTPIFLQFLDCVHQIHLQFPMEFEFSQYYLKFLAYHYVSNRFRTFLLDSDYERIELGVMYEEKGERKNPQVYKSVWDYIERLNKKTPIFFNYMYAPEDGEVLKPYSYISNLKVWSFYTEETLSEGPSYDWELVQGKPEPTEEGEKTDSAAPRSQRKVVWPCYDNHMKVVPDAITKLFQELQSLEAQLGLVSDKWKDTWDKIKTTQRTETKGNGRASFSSSLLMSSNLSHQRRSQGLYLQEAAVGSSINLGLDGQSGVTTSPAGAVAGRPSTSTLYSQFQSTESENRSFEGILFKKGALLKPWRPRWFVLDKTKHQLRYYDNRQDKECKGVIDLADVESVTPGTPAMGAPKNMEEKSFFDLKTTRRVYNFCAQDGQHAQLWMDSVQSCLSDA; encoded by the exons TTTTGTCAGCCAAGTGGTTGGCAGTTGGTCCCTAAAAGGCTTCCGCCGTCGTTTTTTGTAGCGGCTCTGACCGACATTAACTCTGAACGCCATTACTGTGCCTGTTTCACCTTTTGGGAGGAGGTCGACGACCCGCAG AAGAGCCTGTCTAGTGAGGCTGATGAGGACGAGGACCCTGCACTCATCCAGTCCGCTCAGCTGTTTGCACCCAAGAGCTTGGTGCTAGTGTCTCGACTGGACCACTCCGAGGCTTTCAGG AACTGCCTGGGCCTGATCTATACCGTGCATGTGGATGGTCTCAGCGTCCCTCTGGAGACCCTGATTGGAAACCTCCTGACCTGCATTATCCCTGTAGCGGTGGGCTCCCAG AGAACCATCACATTAGGCGCTGGTGATCGTCAGGTGATCCAGACTCCCATCAATGACTCTCTGCCTGTCAGCGGCTGCAGTGTCGCCCTGCTCTTCAGACAGCTGG GTATCGTCAACGTCCTCTGCCTGTTCTGTGCCACCCTTACGGAACACAAGATCCTTTTCCTGTCAAGTAGCTACAATCGGCTCACAGATGCCTGTCGAGCTCTTCTGGCTATCATGTTCCCGCTGAAATACAG CTTCACGTACGTCCCCATACTGCCAGGGAAGCTGTTGGAGGTTCTCAGCACTCCCACACCCTTCATCATCGGGGTCAACTCCACCTTCCGCTCTGAAACACAGGAGCTG CTGGATGTGATCATCGCTGACCTTGATGGGGGCACCGTGACGATCCCAGAGTGTGTCCACGTCTCCCTGCTTCCTGAGCCCCTGCTGCAGCAGACGCAGTTGGCCCTCTCCATG GTGCTGGATCCCGAGCTGGATGTGGCTGATCATGCTTTTCCGCCCTCCTCCTTGCAGCCCTCCTCACTGAAGATCCAG GACAAGGAGATCCGCGCCGTGTTCCTGTGGCTGTTCGCTCAGCTGCTCCAGGGCTACCGCTGGTGTCTGCATATCATTCGCATCAACCCCGAGCCCGTCATCCGCTTCCACAAG GCTGCTTTCCTAGGCCAGCGGGCGCTGACAGAAGACGACTTCCTCATGAAGGTGCTGGATGGCATGGCCTTCGCGGGCTTCGTGTCGGAGAGAGGGCCTCCATACAGGACCACGGACCTGTTCGATGAG cttgTCGCCAGTGGAGTGGAACGTATCCATCTAGAGGAGGCTGACACACATAAAGTGATGAGCCACGTAAAGGAGCTGGGCGAGCAGCTCTACAAAAAC GAGAACCCATACCCAGCTGTGGCTATGCAGCGGCCCCCTGAGGGCTCCCAATTCCGCGTCCCCCAAAAGACCTTCCCACACCTGGATGAGGTCACCGTGCAACTCTTCATCGATCACGCTGCCGCCAAGCTGATGGACTCTCCCCCCGCTGTCAAGGTGGAGGTGAAGCACATGGTGCCTTCGGGGCCGCCCCTGG GTGATACTGTGGACCGAAATGGAAGCACCCTCGCCAACAGCGCCCGCAGGTTGGAGGTGGTCCGGAACTGCATCACCTACATCTTCGAGAACAAAATGCTGGAAGCCAAGAAG CTCCTTCCGGCGGTTCTGCGGGCTCTGAAGGGCCGGACAGCCCGTCTGTGCCTGACCCAGGAGCTCCACCTACATGTGCAGCAGAACCGGGCCGTACTGGACGACCAGCAATTCGACTACATCGTGCGCATGATGAACTGCACGCTGCAG GATTGCTCAGTCATGGATGAACATGGAATTGCTGCAGGACTCCTGCCTCTGGTCACGGCGTTCTGCAGA AAACTGGGAGCAGGCGTCACCCAGTTTGCCTACAGCTGTGTGCAGGACCACATGGTCTGGGCCAACATGCAGTTCTGGGAGGCCATGTTCTATAGCGACGTCCAGAACCACATCCGAGCCCTCTATATGGACGTCGGGGACTCT GATCCATCATCAGTGGCGCAGGACAGCCGCTCTGCCCTGGAGATCGCCTCGGAGCAGCGGCGGCTGTGGTCCATGCTCCCCAAGGACAAGCAGCAGGAGCTGGTGCAGAAGGAGGAGAGTACCGTGTTCAGCCAGGCCATCCATTACGCCAACCGCATGAGCTACTTGCTGCTGCCGCTGGACACCAGCAAGAATCGACTGCTGCGCAGCTCAGGCCTGGGCGACGTGGAGAGCGTCAGCAACAGCTACGTCACCAACAG CATCGCGGGGAGCATGGCCGAAAGCTACGACACAGAGAGCGGCTTCGAAGACTCGGAGAACTCCGATGTGGCCAGCTCGGTGGTGCGCTTCATCACTCGCTTTGTTGACAAAGTGTGCAATGAGAGCGGGGTGACCAATGATCACCTAAAGGCCCTTCACACCATGATTCCAG ATATTGTTCAGATGCACATCGAAACTTTGGATGCTGTCCACAGGGAAAGTAAGAGACTGCCCCCCATACAAAAG CCCAAGCTCCTGAGGCCCAGTCTTCTGCCAGGCGAGGAGCTGATGATGGAAGGCATGAGGGTTCACCTGATCCCAGATGGGCGGGAGGAGGCCACAGGCCTCATGGGGGGGCCACCCCTGCTGCCCGCTGAAGGAGCCGTCTTTCTCACCACCTATAGACTCATTTTTAAGGGAACCCCCAACGACCCCCTCG TCGGGGAGCAGGTGGTGACGCGGTCCTTCCCCATCGCCTCCCTCACCAAGGAGAAGAAAATCTCTGTCAATATACCCATGGACCAATTCATCCAGGAGGGTCTGCAGCTCCGCTCCTGCACCTTCCAG CTGCTGAAGATCGCATTCGACGAAGAGGTTGCCTCGGACCTGGCGGAGGTCTTCCGGAAGCACCTGCACAAGCTCCGGTACCCCCAACATGTCAACGGCACCTTCGCCTTCACCGTGGGCCAATCGGGCAAGATGGTGGTGGAGCACAAGCACAAGGACAAGAATCAGTCTTTGAA AACACTCTCTAAGAGCCTGGTGAAGACTGCCAAGAAGACCATTGGCCGGCAGTACATGACGCGGAAGAAGTATCAGGCCCCAACGTGGGAAACCCGGGGCAGCGTCCAGCCACAGCTGGATGAGGACGAGATCTCCG TGTCGGAGGAGGTGGAGCAGACCTCGCTCACCTTGTCGTCCACCATCAAGTCGTCGGACCGGCAGACCATGAGTGGCGTGGTGGAGCGGGCCTGCTGTCGGGACTACCAGCGCCTGGGCTTAGGCACACTCAGCAACAGCCTGACGCGCTCCAAGAACGAGCCCTTCCGCATCTCTACCGTCAACCGCATGTACACCGTGTGCCGGAG CTACCCCGGGCTGCTCATCGTACCACAGAGCATCCAGGACCCCACCCTGCAGCGGATCTCGCGATGCTACCGACAGTGCCGCTTTCCAGTGGTCTGCTGGAGGAGCTCCCGCACCAAGGCCGTCCTGCTGCGCTCCGCCGGCCTCCATGCTAAGGGCGTGGTGGGCTTCTTCAAGTCCCCCAACACCCCCAGTGCAG GCCCCTCTCAAACGGACTCCACCAGCCTGGAACAAGAGAAATACCTGCAGGCCATCGTCAGCTCCATGCCGTCTTACTCGGACGCCAGTGGCAGGAACACGCTCAGCGGCTTCACCTCGGCCCACATGAGCGGCTCCGGTCAGCACCAGCGTCACTCCCATCCCA ACTCGTCAGACAAAGTGAGGCAGCCCAAGATTGGCGCCCTGATGAAGCAGGTGATGGGGAGCAGGGAGGACACGCCTGGGACCTTCAGCAGAGGAG CGCTAGGTCAGAGAGGGAGGGTAGTGTCCCTCTCTCACCCGAGAGCTTCAGGGAAGACCCGAAACCTTCCCAGAG gcaagtGGGGCAGCATTCGGAACAGCAACCGCCTGAGTACCTTCAACCCCGATGTGGGGAACAGGCTGGCCAGTAAGGAATCCCCCCAGGCCAATGGAGGGCCAACCGACACTCACTTCCTGCGACAGCAAAGAGCCTATCTCTACATCATCGGGGACAAGTCTCAGCTGAAG GGCACCAAGCAGGACTCCTTCCAGCAGTGGGAGGTAGTTCCCATTGAGGTGTTCGACGTGCGGCAGGTGAAGACCAGCTTCAGGAAGCTGATGAAGGCCTGCGTGCCCAGCTCCACCTCTACCGATCCCAACATGACCTTCTACCGGTGTCTGGAAGAGTCCGAGTGGATGTGTCTG cttcacaAGGTCCTGCAGGTGTCTGTGCTAGTAGTAGAACTCTTGGACTTGGGCTCCTCAGTTATGGTTAGCTTGGAGGACGGCTGGGACATTACCACCCAG GTGGTCTCGCTGGTCCAGCTCCTGTCGGACCCGTACTACCGCACCTTCGACGGCTTCAGGTTGCTGGTGGAGAAGGAGTGGCTGTCATTTGGCCACCGCTTCAGCCACCGCGGCGCCCAGACGCTGGCCAGCCAAAGCAGCGGCTTCACGCCCATCTTCCTGCAGTTCCTGGACTGCGTgcatcag ATTCACCTGCAGTTCCCTATGGAGTTTGAGTTCAGTCAGTACTACCTGAAGTTCCTGGCTTACCATTATGTTTCCAACCGCTTCCGAACTTTCCTGCTGGACTCCGACTACGAGAGGATCGAACTGG GTGTGATGTATGAAGAAAAGGGCGAGAGGAAGAACCCGCAGGTTTACAAGTCAGTGTGGGATTACATCGAGCGACTCAATAAAAAGACACCGATTTTTTTCAACTACATGTATGCCCCTGAAGACGGCGAG GTGCTGAAGCCCTACAGCTACATCTCCAACCTGAAGGTGTGGAGCTTTTACACAGAGGAGACCCTGTCAGAGGGCCCCTCCTATGACTGGGAGTTGGTACAGGGGAAGCCAGAACCTACTGAGGAAGGCGAGAAGACAGACAGCGCCGCCCCCCGGTCCCAGCGCAAGGTGGTCTGGCCCTGCTATGACAACCACATGAAGGTGGTCCCAGATGCCATAACCAAACTCTTCCAG GAGCTGCAAAGCCTAGAGGCGCAGTTGGGCCTGGTGTCAGACAAGTGGAAGGACACCTGGGACAAGATCAAGACGACCCAGCGGACAGAGACAAAGGGCAATGGCAGG GCCTCATTCTCCAGCTCCCTGCTGATGTCATCCAACCTCAGCCACCAGCGACGCTCCCAGGGCCTTTACCTGCAGGAGGCTGCCGTGGGCTCCTCCATCAACCTGGGGCTGGACGGGCAGAGTGGTGTCACCACCTCTCCTGCGGGGGCAGTGGCAGGCCGGCCCAGCACCAGTACACTCTACAGTCAGTTCCAGAGCACTGAGAGTGAGAACCG GTCTTTTGAGGGCATCCTTTTCAAGAAGGGTGCTTTGCTGAAACCATGGAGACCTCGCTGGTTTGTGCTGGACAAGACAAAGCACCAG TTGCGATACTACGACAATCGTCAGGACAAGGAATGCAAGGGCGTCATCGACCTGGCCGATGTGGAGTCTGTGACCCCGGGCACCCCCGCGATGGGCGCACCCAAAAACATGGAGGAGAAGTCCTTCTTTGAT CTCAAGACCACAAGAAGGGTTTATAACTTCTGTGCCCAGGATGGCCAGCATGCGCAGCTGTGGATGGACAGTGTGCAGAGCTGCCTGTCAGATGCTTAA